In Tachysurus vachellii isolate PV-2020 chromosome 10, HZAU_Pvac_v1, whole genome shotgun sequence, the following proteins share a genomic window:
- the grm1b gene encoding metabotropic glutamate receptor 1b, producing the protein MWSMMRMNCVLFLSLLSLGVTARNIYERSLVPRAATRSVARMDGDIIIGALFSVHHQPSAENVAERTCGEVREQYGIQRVEAMFHTLDRINADPYLLPNITLGCEIRDSCWHSSVALEQSIEFIRDSLISLREDDDGTKWCMDGTPFSQPVATKKPIAGVIGPGSSSVAIQVQNLLQLFNIPQIAYSATSIDLSDKTLYKYFLRVVPSDTLQARALLDIVKRYNWTYVSAVHTEGNYGESGMEAFKELASQEGLCIAHSDKIYSNAGEKHFDRLLRKLRERLPKARVVVCFCEGMTVRGLLMAMRRLGVAGEFLLIGSDGWADRDEVVEGYEQEAVGGITMKLQTEEVTSFDNYYLKLRLNTNTRNPWFAEFWQHRFQCHIPGHPQENKNYKKNCSGDLELRDGYESLEENYVQDSKMGFVINAIYAMAHGLHDMHEYLCPDYVGLCEAMDPIDGSKLLDFLLKTSFSGVSGEDVRFNENGDSPGRYDIMNLQSVEPGVYDYINVGSWHEGILSIDDYMLQMNRSEMVRSVCSEPCSKGEIKVIRKGEVSCCWICTACKDNEYVQDEFTCKACELGWWPDKELQGCEPLPLHYLKWSHAESIAAVVFSCLGILVTSFVTFVFILYRDTPVVKSSSRELCYIILVGILLGYICPFTLIAKPTVASCYLQRLLVGLSASMCYSALVTKTNRIARILAGSKKKICTRKPRFMSAWAQVVITFILISLQLTLEIALIILEPPSPIKSYPSIREVYLICNTSNMGMVAPLGYNGLLILSCTYYAFKTRNVPANFNEAKYIAFTMYTTCIIWLAFVPIYFGSNYKIITTSFSVSLSVTVALGCMFTPKMYIIIAKPERNVRSAFTTSDVVRMHVGDGKIACRSNSLLNMLKRKKNASGNANSNGKSVSWSEPGSRQPPKGEHMWHRLSVHVKKEASSNQTAVIKPLTNTYHDTGLEFSDLSTKTLYNVAEEDEGEPVRYNPPASPRLIAHRYSVVNEPVKETSTKQEFYIPEQHFPQKSVLPQQVIADHLQDITTKLNSSMPDLDDIINLPEPESRVMPPYRPPILQTQQVSPIQLRPYSNKPDTLLEEEEEVDNEQFGLLHGYMYNNAQIHDDEELVQIKLAMEDSLALMPPSPFRDLAGSGNPIPNSPVSENILCTPPNVTYASVILRDYKQSSSTL; encoded by the exons ATGTGGAGTATGATGAGAATGAATTGcgttttatttctgtctcttctttctcttggtGTGACAGCCAGAAATATATATGAGAGGTCGCTAGTTCCCAGGGCTGCGACCCGCTCAGTGGCCAGAATGGATGGCGATATCATCATAGGTGCCCTGTTTTCTGTCCACCACCAGCCATCAGCTGAGAACGTGGCTGAGAGAACGTGTGGTGAGGTTAGAGAGCAGTATGGCATTCAGAGAGTGGAAGCCATGTTTCACACTCTGGACAGAATTAATGCTGATCCATACCTTCTGCCCAACATTACTTTGGGCTGTGAGATCAGGGACTCGTGCTGGCACTCATCAGTGGCATTGGAGCAGAGCATTGAGTTTATAAGAGACTCCCTTATTTCACTGcgtgaggatgatgatgggaCAAAGTGGTGCATGGATGGGACTCCGTTCAGTCAGCCAGTTGCCACTAAGAAGCCCATTGCAGGTGTGATTGGACCAGGATCGAGCTCAGTGGCCATTCAAGTTCAAAACCTACTGCAGCTGTTCAACATCCCCCAAATTGCTTACTCAGCCACTAGCATTGATCTGAGTGATAAAACCCTCTATAAATACTTTCTCAGAGTTGTGCCCTCTGACACTCTTCAAGCCAGGGCCCTTTTGGACATTGTTAAAAGATATAACTGGACATATGTTTCAGCTGTTCACACTGAAG GAAACTATGGCGAGAGTGGGATGGAGGCCTTTAAGGAGCTGGCATCTCAGGAGGGTTTGTGTATTGCCCACTCTGACAAGATCTACAGCAATGCTGGTGAAAAACACTTTGACAGGCTACTGCGGAAGCTGAGGGAACGGCTGCCCAAAGCACGAGTGGTGGTCTGTTTCTGTGAGGGGATGACAGTGCGTGGCCTCCTTATGGCCATGAGGCGCTTAGGGGTAGCTGGAGAATTCCTCCTTATTGGGAG TGATGGCTGGGCAGACAGAGATGAGGTGGTGGAGGGCTATGAACAGGAAGCTGTGGGAGGCATCACCATGAAGCTTCAGACTGAGGAGGTCACATCCTTTGATAATTACTACTTAAAGCTGCGCCTCAATACAAACACCAGGAACCCATGGTTCGCTGAGTTCTGGCAACACCGCTTCCAGTGTCACATCCCAGGGCACCCACAAGAGAACAAGAACTACAAGAAGAACTGCTCAG GTGACCTAG AGCTACGAGATG GTTATGAGAGTCTAGAGGAGAACTACGTACAAGACAGTAAGATGGGGTTCGTCATCAATGCCATCTATGCCATGGCTCATGGCCTCCATGACATGCATGAGTACCTGTGTCCTGATTATGTGGGTCTTTGTGAGGCCATGGACCCCATTGATGGCAGCAAACTGCTGGATTTTCTACTCAAGACCTCCTTCTCTGGCGTATCTGGTGAGGATGTGAGGTTTAATGAAAACGGGGATTCACCAGGCAG GTATGATATAATGAACCTGCAGTCTGTGGAGCCTGGTGTGTATGACTACATCAATGTTGGATCATGGCATGAGGGCATCCTGAGCATTGATGATTATATGCTCCAGATGAACCGAAGCGAGATGGTCCGCTCAGTCTGCAGTGAGCCCTGCTCTAAAGGGGAGATCAAG GTTATTCGGAAGGGGGAGGTGAGCTGCTGCTGGATCTGCACTGCCTGTAAAGATAATGAATACGTCCAAGATGAGTTTACCTGCAAGGCGTGTGAGCTGGGCTGGTGGCCTGATAAAGAGCTGCAAG GCTGTGAGCCACTTCCCCTGCATTATCTAAAGTGGAGTCATGCTGAGTCCATCGCTGCAGTGGTCTTCTCTTGCCTGGGCATCCTAGTGACCAGTTTCGTCACTTTTGTCTTCATTCTGTACAGAGACACCCCTGTGGTCAAATCCTCAAGTCGAGAGCTCTGCTATATCATCCTAGTTGGCATCTTACTTGGTTATATCTGCCCCTTTACACTCATAGCCAAGCCCACAGTGGCCTCCTGCTACCTACAACGGCTTTTGGTGGGCCTCTCGGCATCCATGTGCTATTCAGCTCTGGTCACTAAGACCAACCGCATTGCCCGCATCCTGGCTGGCAGCAAGAAGAAGATCTGCACACGAAAACCACGCTTCATGAGTGCCTGGGCTCAAGTGGTCATCACATTCATCCTGATTAGTTTACAGCTTACGCTGGAGATCGCACTGATCATTCTGGAGCCCCCATCACCCATCAAGTCTTATCCGAGCATCAGGGAGGTCTATCTCATCTGTAACACCAGCAACATGGGCATGGTGGCACCACTCGGTTACAATGGTCTTCTAATTCTCAGCTGCACCTACTATGCCTTCAAAACCCGCAATGTGCCAGCCAACTTCAACGAGGCCAAGTACATTGCCTTCACCATGTACACTACATGCATCATCTGGCTCGCTTTTGTGCCCATCTACTTTGGCTCCAACTACAAAATCATCACAACATCATTCTCTGTGAGCCTAAGTGTGACTGTTGCCCTGGGCTGCATGTTCACCCCAAAGATGTACATCATCATTGCTAAGCCAGAGAGAAACGTGCGTAGCGCCTTTACCACCTCGGATGTAGTGCGCATGCATGTAGGTGACGGAAAAATCGCATGCAGGAGCAACAGCCTTCTCAACATGCTAAAGCGCAAAAAGAACGCCTCTGGAAATGCAAA TTCTAATGGCAAGTCTGTGTCATGGTCTGAACCAGGTTCAAGACAGCCTCCGAAAGGAGAACACATGTGGCACAGACTGTCTGTGCATGTGAAGAAGGAAGCCAGCTCCAATCAGACAGCTGTCATCAAACCTCTAACTAATACCTACCATGACACAGGCCTGGAATTCTCAGACCTGAGCACCAAGACTCTGTACAATGTTGCCGAGGAGGATGAGGGAGAGCCAGTCAGATATAATCCTCCGGCCAGCCCTCGTCTGATTGCACACAGGTATTCAGTTGTCAATGAGCCTGTGAAGGAAACAAGCACAAAGCAGGAATTTTATATACCAGAGCAACACTTCCCACAGAAAAGTGTTCTCCCTCAGCAGGTCATTGCAGACCATTTACAGGACATTACAACTAAGCTGAATTCCAGCATGCCTGATCTGGACGACATTATTAATTTACCTGAACCAGAAAGCAGAGTGATGCCACCATACCGACCCCCCATTCTGCAGACACAGCAAGTTTCACCCATTCAGCTGAGACCTTACTCAAACAAACCAGACACTCTgttagaggaggaggaggaagtggaCAACGAGCAGTTTGGCCTCTTGCATGGCTACATGTATAACAATGCACAAATCCATGATGATGAAGAGCTGGTGCAGATTAAACTTGCAATGGAGGACTCACTGGCTCTGATGCCACCCTCTCCTTTCAGGGACTTAGCGGGTTCAGGCAATCCCATTCCCAACTCCCCGGTGTCCGAGAACATCTTATGCACCCCTCCAAATGTGACATATGCATCTGTCATCCTCAGAGACTACAAACAAAGCTCCTCTACCCTGTAA